One genomic segment of Rhizorhabdus phycosphaerae includes these proteins:
- a CDS encoding peptidylprolyl isomerase, whose protein sequence is MISFFRRALSSWIVLGLLALIMIAFIITGVESPSMLGGGGGGGATVAKVDGKKISALELTNRVRNQIDGLRRERPEIDAPSFLASGGFEQVLNGMINARALEAWGKEQGFAISKRMVDAEIAGMQGFRNVAGQFDESVMRTVLAQARISEKELRADIAGEIMRNQILTPAAALAPVPSKMARPYAALLLEVREGSVGIIPLALVASKTPPSDADVAAAYKANIATYTRPEARVLRYATFGEAQLADRAKPTEQDIADYYRDNADSFAARETRTIAQIIAPSQQTAQTLVAAVKGGATMAAAAAKAGLEASTLADQQKKDYAGAAGAAAADQAFAAAKGAIVGPVKGSFGWYVLKIEGVAGKPGKTLDQARAEILPVVQRQKLQEALSDLAGKIEDAIADGSSFAEIAATNKLVVQETPALLSNGTAIDRQGWKAPPEIMALLKTGFEAAADDRPSVETVVRDQSYALLNVARIIPPTPLPLAQVREAVVRDLVVKRAQQRAKAIGDKIVAAVNAGAPLAKAMADSGVALPPVQPSRARQLDIIRAQQAGQPIPEPLRAMFALQPGKARLVPGDQGAYFVTVLNKVARGDLSQAAALVGVTQQELTRSYTPELGDQLIRAARDEVEVKRYPDAIAATKRQIATPQ, encoded by the coding sequence ATGATTTCCTTTTTCCGCCGTGCCCTCTCCTCCTGGATCGTCCTCGGCCTTCTGGCCCTGATCATGATCGCCTTCATCATCACCGGGGTCGAATCGCCGTCGATGCTGGGCGGCGGCGGGGGCGGCGGGGCAACCGTCGCCAAGGTCGACGGCAAGAAGATCAGCGCGCTGGAACTGACCAACCGCGTCCGCAACCAGATCGACGGGCTGCGGCGCGAACGGCCCGAGATCGATGCGCCGAGCTTCCTGGCTTCGGGCGGATTCGAACAGGTTCTGAACGGCATGATCAATGCCCGCGCTCTCGAGGCGTGGGGCAAGGAACAGGGCTTCGCGATCAGCAAGCGCATGGTCGACGCCGAGATCGCCGGCATGCAGGGCTTCCGCAACGTCGCCGGCCAGTTCGACGAAAGCGTGATGCGGACCGTGCTCGCGCAGGCCCGGATCAGCGAAAAGGAATTGCGGGCGGACATCGCCGGCGAGATCATGCGGAACCAGATCCTCACCCCGGCCGCCGCCCTCGCCCCCGTGCCGTCGAAGATGGCCCGTCCCTACGCCGCGCTTCTGCTGGAGGTACGCGAGGGTTCGGTCGGGATCATTCCGCTGGCGCTGGTGGCCAGCAAGACGCCCCCCAGCGATGCCGATGTGGCCGCCGCCTACAAGGCCAACATCGCCACCTACACCCGCCCCGAGGCGCGTGTGCTGCGCTATGCGACCTTCGGCGAGGCACAGCTGGCCGACAGGGCCAAGCCGACCGAACAGGACATCGCCGACTATTATCGGGACAACGCCGACAGCTTCGCAGCCCGCGAAACGCGGACGATCGCGCAGATCATCGCACCCAGCCAGCAGACCGCGCAGACCCTCGTTGCTGCCGTCAAGGGCGGCGCGACCATGGCAGCTGCAGCGGCCAAGGCCGGCCTCGAGGCGTCGACACTCGCGGACCAGCAGAAGAAGGACTATGCCGGCGCGGCCGGCGCCGCCGCTGCCGACCAGGCTTTCGCCGCCGCAAAGGGCGCGATCGTTGGTCCGGTCAAGGGATCCTTCGGCTGGTATGTGCTGAAGATCGAAGGCGTTGCCGGAAAGCCGGGCAAGACGCTCGACCAGGCCCGTGCGGAAATACTGCCTGTCGTCCAGCGGCAGAAGCTTCAGGAGGCGCTCTCCGACCTCGCCGGCAAGATCGAGGACGCCATTGCCGACGGCAGCAGCTTCGCCGAGATCGCCGCCACCAACAAGCTCGTTGTCCAGGAAACCCCGGCGCTTCTTTCCAACGGCACTGCGATCGACCGGCAGGGTTGGAAGGCCCCGCCGGAGATCATGGCCCTGCTGAAGACCGGTTTCGAGGCCGCCGCCGACGACCGCCCCAGCGTCGAAACGGTTGTCCGCGACCAGAGCTATGCCCTGCTCAACGTCGCCAGGATCATTCCTCCGACCCCGCTCCCGCTCGCGCAGGTCCGCGAGGCCGTCGTGCGCGATCTGGTCGTGAAGCGCGCCCAGCAGCGCGCCAAGGCCATCGGCGACAAGATCGTGGCGGCCGTCAACGCGGGCGCCCCGCTCGCCAAGGCCATGGCCGACAGCGGCGTCGCACTTCCGCCGGTCCAGCCCAGCCGGGCACGCCAGCTCGACATCATTCGGGCACAGCAGGCCGGCCAGCCCATCCCCGAACCGCTCCGGGCGATGTTCGCACTGCAGCCGGGCAAGGCCCGCCTCGTTCCGGGGGATCAGGGCGCCTATTTCGTGACCGTCCTGAACAAGGTGGCGCGTGGCGACCTGTCGCAGGCTGCGGCGCTCGTCGGCGTGACGCAGCAGGAGCTGACCCGCTCCTACACGCCGGAGCTTGGCGATCAGCTTATCCGCGCCGCGCGCGATGAGGTGGAGGTAAAGCGTTATCCAGACGCTATCGCGGCCACCAAGCGCCAGATCGCAACGCCCCAATAA
- the tpiA gene encoding triose-phosphate isomerase: MALRKLVAGNWKMNGTLAALAELDGIAAAAAENGGVDVAICPPFTLIAPAVARAPSLAIGAQDCHGQAKGAHTGCISAPMLVETGAKLAIVGHSERRADQHETDAEVRAKASAAIAAGLVAIVCVGETEAQRDAGEAEAVVASQLDGSIPGEGTGVSLVVAYEPVWAIGTGRTPSTGDVAAMHAAIRAKLTALLGAEGAKVRILYGGSVKPDNAKELLAVADVDGALVGGASLTAAQFVPIIEGAVAASA; encoded by the coding sequence ATGGCATTGCGCAAGCTGGTCGCTGGCAACTGGAAGATGAACGGAACGCTCGCTGCGCTGGCGGAGCTCGATGGCATTGCGGCCGCGGCCGCCGAGAATGGCGGCGTGGACGTCGCGATTTGCCCGCCCTTCACGCTGATCGCTCCGGCCGTCGCCCGCGCTCCCTCGCTCGCCATCGGCGCTCAGGATTGCCACGGCCAGGCCAAGGGCGCGCATACCGGATGCATCAGTGCGCCGATGCTGGTGGAAACCGGCGCTAAGCTTGCCATCGTGGGCCATAGCGAGCGGCGCGCCGATCAGCATGAAACCGATGCGGAGGTCCGCGCAAAGGCGTCTGCGGCGATCGCGGCAGGGCTGGTCGCGATCGTCTGCGTCGGGGAGACCGAGGCGCAGCGGGATGCCGGCGAGGCCGAGGCTGTCGTCGCATCGCAGCTCGACGGTTCGATCCCGGGCGAGGGCACGGGCGTCTCGCTGGTCGTGGCCTATGAGCCGGTCTGGGCGATTGGCACCGGCCGCACGCCGTCGACGGGCGATGTCGCCGCGATGCATGCCGCCATTCGGGCGAAGCTGACCGCGCTGCTCGGGGCCGAGGGCGCCAAGGTCCGCATCCTCTATGGCGGCTCGGTGAAACCCGACAACGCCAAGGAACTTCTGGCGGTGGCCGATGTCGACGGCGCTCTGGTGGGCGGCGCCAGCCTGACCGCCGCGCAATTCGTGCCGATCATCGAGGGCGCCGTCGCCGCCAGCGCCTGA
- the secG gene encoding preprotein translocase subunit SecG, translating to MFTFLLVIHLIVAVALVAVILVQRSEGGGLASGGNPSGLMSARGAADFLTRMTAILASLFVVLSIALAALASVERSPSKVDTSLVGKTGSSAPAPTAPTDDPLAAAAAQGGDVTLNGATPQ from the coding sequence ATGTTCACCTTCCTGCTCGTCATCCACCTGATCGTCGCTGTGGCCCTCGTGGCCGTGATTCTCGTGCAGCGCTCCGAGGGTGGCGGGCTTGCGTCCGGTGGTAATCCCTCCGGTCTGATGAGCGCGCGCGGCGCGGCCGATTTCCTGACCCGGATGACCGCGATCCTGGCCTCGCTGTTCGTGGTGCTCAGCATCGCGCTCGCGGCGCTGGCCTCGGTCGAACGCTCGCCGTCCAAGGTCGACACGTCGCTGGTGGGCAAGACCGGATCGTCGGCCCCCGCGCCGACGGCGCCGACCGATGATCCGCTCGCTGCAGCGGCCGCCCAGGGCGGCGACGTCACGCTGAACGGCGCGACGCCACAATAA
- a CDS encoding CTP synthase codes for MARFIFITGGVVSSLGKGLMAASLAALLQARGYKVRIRKFDPYLNVDPGTMSPYQHGEVYVTDDGAETDLDLGHYERFTGVPGRQSDNVTSGRIYQTIIQKERRGDYLGATVQVIPHVTDAIKEFARADTDDLDFVLCEIGGTVGDIESLPFIEAIRQLRNDLGRGNSVFVHLTLVPYIAAAGELKTKPTQHSVRDLTSLGIQPDVLVCRCERPLPEGERAKIALFCNVAKEAVIPALDASTIYGVPLQYHEEGLDEAVLAAFGIAPQGEPDLSRWSEIIDRLENPEGEVTVGVVGKYVGLLDAYKSLHEALVHGGIANRVKVNIRWIDAELFEQDEAAIAAQLEPMHAILVPGGFGERGSEGKIAAVRFARERGVPYFGICLGMQMACIEGARNTAGIAAASTTEFGATEEPVVGLITEWMTEAGLQKREAGGDMGGTMRLGAYDAVLAGNSHAASIYGSTEISERHRHRYEVNVGYREQLEKGGLVFSGMSPDGELPEVVERPDHPWFVGVQFHPELKSKPFEPHPLFRSFIEAAVNHSRLV; via the coding sequence ATGGCGCGGTTCATTTTCATCACCGGCGGCGTGGTCTCCTCGCTTGGAAAGGGTCTCATGGCGGCAAGCCTTGCTGCCCTGCTCCAGGCGCGCGGCTACAAGGTCCGCATCCGTAAGTTCGATCCCTATCTGAACGTCGATCCCGGCACGATGTCGCCTTACCAGCATGGTGAGGTCTATGTGACGGACGACGGCGCGGAGACCGATCTCGACCTGGGGCATTATGAGCGCTTTACCGGCGTTCCCGGCCGCCAGTCGGACAATGTCACGTCGGGACGAATCTATCAGACCATCATCCAGAAGGAGCGTCGCGGCGACTATCTGGGCGCGACGGTGCAGGTCATTCCGCACGTCACCGACGCGATCAAGGAATTCGCGCGCGCCGACACGGACGACCTCGACTTCGTCCTGTGCGAGATCGGCGGCACTGTCGGCGATATCGAATCGCTGCCCTTCATCGAAGCGATTCGCCAGCTCCGCAACGATCTCGGCCGCGGCAATTCGGTGTTCGTCCATCTGACGCTGGTGCCCTATATCGCCGCTGCCGGGGAACTTAAGACCAAGCCGACGCAGCACAGCGTGCGCGACCTGACCTCGCTCGGCATCCAGCCCGACGTGCTGGTCTGCCGCTGCGAGCGGCCCCTGCCCGAAGGCGAGCGGGCCAAGATCGCCCTCTTCTGCAACGTCGCCAAGGAAGCGGTCATCCCCGCGCTCGACGCCAGCACCATCTATGGCGTGCCTCTTCAATATCATGAAGAAGGCCTCGACGAGGCTGTGCTCGCCGCCTTCGGCATCGCGCCGCAGGGCGAGCCTGACCTGTCGCGCTGGAGCGAGATCATCGACCGCCTGGAAAATCCCGAGGGTGAAGTCACGGTCGGCGTGGTTGGTAAATATGTCGGACTGCTCGACGCCTACAAGTCGCTGCACGAGGCGCTGGTCCATGGCGGAATCGCCAATCGGGTGAAGGTCAATATCCGCTGGATCGACGCCGAGCTGTTCGAGCAGGACGAAGCGGCGATCGCTGCCCAGCTCGAGCCGATGCATGCGATTCTCGTTCCCGGCGGCTTTGGCGAGCGTGGCTCCGAGGGCAAGATCGCCGCTGTCCGATTCGCGCGTGAGCGCGGCGTGCCTTATTTCGGCATCTGCCTCGGCATGCAGATGGCCTGCATCGAGGGCGCACGGAATACCGCTGGCATCGCCGCGGCCTCCACGACAGAGTTCGGTGCGACCGAGGAACCGGTCGTCGGCCTCATTACCGAATGGATGACCGAGGCCGGTCTGCAGAAGCGCGAGGCTGGTGGCGATATGGGCGGCACGATGCGGCTCGGCGCCTATGACGCCGTCCTCGCCGGCAACAGCCACGCAGCGTCAATCTATGGCTCGACGGAAATCTCGGAGCGGCATCGGCATCGCTACGAGGTCAATGTCGGCTATCGTGAGCAGCTTGAAAAGGGTGGGCTGGTCTTCTCCGGCATGTCGCCCGATGGAGAGTTGCCCGAGGTTGTCGAGCGTCCGGACCATCCCTGGTTCGTCGGCGTGCAGTTCCATCCGGAACTCAAGAGCAAGCCATTCGAGCCGCACCCGCTCTTCCGCAGCTTCATCGAGGCCGCAGTCAATCACAGCCGGCTGGTCTGA
- the proS gene encoding proline--tRNA ligase, whose product MRLSRHFLPVMKESPADAQIISHKLMLRAGMIRQTAAGIYAWLPLGHRVLRKIEQIVREEQDRAGAIELLMPTIQSADLWRQSGRYDDYGLEMLRIKDRHEREILFGPTAEEVITAIFRDNARSYRDLPRTLYNIQWKFRDEVRPRFGVMRGREFLMKDAYSFDLDVDGARHSYNRMFVAYLRTFARMGLAAIPMQADTGPIGGDLSHEFIVLAPTGESEVFYHANWETARSLDVDADDAAALQTFVSGLTADYAATDEKRDEAREAEAGDKLKQSRGIEVGHIFFFGTKYSNAMGLSVQGPDGSPVTPQMGSYGIGVSRLMGAIIEASHDDAGIVWPDAVAPYQVGLINMRADDARCAAASDDLYAKLQAAGVETLYDDRDERGGAKFATMDLIGLPWQIIIGPKGLDKNVVELKRRATGERVELSVEDALAKVTG is encoded by the coding sequence ATGCGTCTTTCCCGCCATTTCCTCCCCGTCATGAAGGAGTCGCCCGCCGACGCCCAGATCATCAGCCACAAGCTGATGCTGCGAGCGGGCATGATTCGCCAGACCGCCGCAGGCATTTACGCCTGGCTGCCGCTCGGCCATCGCGTCCTCCGCAAGATCGAGCAGATCGTCCGTGAGGAGCAGGATCGGGCGGGCGCCATCGAGCTGCTGATGCCCACCATCCAGTCCGCCGATCTGTGGCGCCAGTCAGGCCGCTACGACGACTATGGCCTGGAGATGCTGCGCATCAAAGATCGACACGAACGGGAAATATTGTTCGGCCCGACCGCCGAGGAAGTGATCACCGCGATCTTCCGCGACAATGCGCGCAGCTATCGCGATCTGCCGCGCACGCTCTACAACATCCAGTGGAAGTTCCGCGACGAAGTCCGTCCCCGCTTCGGCGTGATGCGCGGCCGCGAGTTTCTGATGAAGGACGCCTACAGCTTCGATCTGGACGTCGACGGCGCCCGCCACAGCTATAACCGCATGTTCGTCGCCTATCTGCGGACCTTCGCGCGCATGGGGCTGGCGGCAATCCCGATGCAGGCCGACACCGGCCCGATCGGCGGCGACCTCAGTCACGAGTTCATCGTGCTGGCCCCGACCGGCGAGAGCGAAGTCTTCTACCACGCCAACTGGGAGACCGCCCGCTCGCTCGACGTCGATGCGGACGACGCCGCCGCACTCCAGACCTTCGTCAGCGGGCTGACCGCCGACTATGCCGCGACCGACGAAAAGCGCGACGAGGCCCGCGAGGCCGAGGCGGGCGACAAGCTCAAGCAGTCGCGCGGCATCGAGGTCGGCCATATCTTCTTCTTCGGCACCAAATATTCGAATGCCATGGGGCTGAGCGTGCAGGGGCCAGACGGCTCTCCGGTCACGCCGCAAATGGGCAGCTATGGCATCGGCGTGTCGCGCCTGATGGGCGCGATCATCGAGGCGAGCCATGACGATGCGGGTATCGTGTGGCCGGATGCCGTGGCGCCTTATCAGGTCGGGCTGATCAACATGCGCGCCGACGATGCGCGCTGTGCGGCGGCCTCCGACGATCTCTACGCGAAGCTGCAGGCCGCCGGTGTCGAAACGCTGTACGATGATCGTGACGAGCGCGGCGGCGCGAAGTTCGCGACGATGGATCTGATCGGGCTGCCCTGGCAGATCATCATCGGTCCCAAGGGCCTCGACAAGAATGTGGTCGAGCTCAAGCGTCGTGCGACCGGCGAGCGGGTCGAGCTGTCAGTCGAGGACGCTTTGGCGAAGGTGACGGGTTGA
- a CDS encoding lipoprotein-releasing ABC transporter permease subunit yields MILNRYERMIAKRYLLPGRGEAFIFLVASISLVAVALGVAALIVVMSVMNGFRAELFDKIVGLNGHAVVQGYGGKLPNWRIIADDARKLPGVTSATPLIEQPLMASYDGRVEGVLVRGMTVEDIRRNPVIRGKVLRGSMDALVSGSSRVAIGARLAEQLGADLGSQISLISPQGQSTPFGTVPRIVSYEVAAIFEVGVYDYDKAFVVMPMGDAQTLLMLGDAVGMIEIQTVDADRVGEILAPLKDEVVRVGQLSDWRDLNKSLFEALAVERVTMFVVLSLIILVAVFNILSSLIMLVRAKRRDIAILRTMGASRGALMKIFMTVGTVIGVLGTGAGIGLGALFLFYRQAVVNFVQFVTGQNLWDPSIRFLTELPAKSDPVEVTAIVTMALGFSFLSTLYPAWKAASTDPVEVLRYE; encoded by the coding sequence ATGATCCTCAACCGCTATGAGCGGATGATCGCCAAGCGCTATCTGCTGCCGGGCCGGGGCGAAGCGTTCATCTTTCTCGTCGCTTCGATCAGTCTCGTGGCGGTCGCGCTGGGCGTCGCCGCGCTGATCGTGGTGATGAGCGTCATGAACGGCTTTCGCGCCGAATTGTTCGACAAGATCGTCGGGCTCAACGGTCATGCTGTGGTGCAGGGCTATGGCGGCAAGCTGCCCAATTGGCGGATTATCGCCGACGACGCCCGCAAGCTGCCCGGCGTCACGTCGGCGACGCCGCTGATCGAGCAGCCGCTGATGGCCAGCTATGACGGCCGGGTCGAAGGCGTGCTCGTCCGCGGGATGACGGTCGAGGACATCCGCCGCAATCCCGTGATTCGCGGCAAGGTGTTGCGCGGGTCGATGGATGCGCTGGTCTCCGGTTCCAGCCGCGTGGCGATCGGCGCGCGCCTCGCCGAGCAACTCGGTGCCGATCTCGGCAGCCAGATCAGCCTGATCAGTCCGCAGGGGCAGTCTACCCCCTTCGGCACGGTGCCCCGCATCGTCTCCTACGAGGTCGCCGCGATCTTCGAGGTCGGGGTCTATGACTATGACAAGGCCTTTGTGGTCATGCCGATGGGCGATGCGCAGACATTGCTGATGCTGGGCGACGCGGTGGGGATGATCGAGATCCAGACGGTCGATGCCGACCGGGTGGGCGAGATATTGGCGCCGCTGAAGGACGAGGTCGTTCGCGTCGGGCAGCTGAGCGACTGGCGCGACCTCAACAAGTCTCTGTTCGAGGCGCTCGCGGTCGAGCGCGTGACGATGTTCGTCGTGCTCTCGCTCATCATCCTTGTGGCGGTGTTCAACATATTGTCGTCGCTGATCATGCTGGTCCGCGCCAAGCGGCGCGACATCGCGATTCTCCGGACGATGGGGGCTTCGCGCGGGGCGTTGATGAAGATCTTCATGACGGTCGGTACCGTGATCGGGGTGCTGGGCACGGGCGCGGGCATCGGTCTCGGCGCGCTGTTCCTTTTCTACCGGCAGGCGGTGGTCAATTTCGTGCAGTTCGTCACCGGCCAGAATCTCTGGGATCCGTCGATCCGCTTCCTGACCGAATTGCCGGCCAAGAGCGATCCTGTCGAAGTGACCGCGATCGTGACGATGGCGCTCGGCTTCAGCTTCCTGTCGACGCTCTACCCGGCGTGGAAGGCCGCAAGCACCGATCCTGTCGAGGTGCTGCGCTATGAGTGA
- a CDS encoding ABC transporter ATP-binding protein: MSDVLEVRALARTFRQADVEIHVLRQVDLSIAPGEIVALLGPSGSGKSTLLQAVGLLEGGFEGSIRIAGEEVARLDSVGRTRVRRDRLGFVYQFHHLLPDFTAVENVVLPQLIHGAETQPAETRAADLLSALGLAQRLGHRPSQLSGGEQQRVAVARALANRPALVLADEPTGNLDEATADVVLAEFLRLVRQEGSAALVATHNERLAQRMDRIVRLHEGRLS, from the coding sequence ATGAGTGACGTGCTCGAAGTTCGCGCGCTTGCCCGTACCTTCCGCCAGGCCGATGTCGAGATCCACGTCTTGCGCCAGGTCGACCTGTCGATCGCGCCGGGTGAGATCGTCGCCCTGCTCGGACCATCGGGATCGGGCAAGTCGACCCTGTTGCAGGCTGTCGGTCTGCTGGAGGGCGGTTTCGAGGGCTCGATCCGCATAGCGGGCGAGGAAGTGGCGCGGCTCGACTCGGTTGGTCGCACCCGCGTCCGCCGCGATCGGCTGGGCTTCGTCTATCAGTTCCACCATCTGCTGCCCGACTTCACGGCGGTCGAGAATGTCGTGCTGCCGCAGCTGATCCACGGTGCGGAGACGCAGCCGGCGGAGACGCGCGCCGCCGACCTCCTCAGCGCGCTCGGCCTGGCGCAGCGCCTCGGCCACCGGCCGTCGCAGCTGTCGGGTGGCGAGCAGCAGCGCGTCGCGGTCGCCCGTGCCCTCGCCAACCGCCCCGCGCTTGTGCTTGCAGATGAGCCGACCGGCAATCTCGACGAGGCCACTGCCGACGTCGTGCTGGCGGAGTTTCTGCGGCTCGTCCGGCAGGAAGGCTCGGCCGCGCTCGTGGCGACGCACAATGAGCGGCTGGCCCAGCGGATGGACCGGATCGTCAGGCTGCACGAAGGGCGTCTGAGCTGA
- a CDS encoding Tad domain-containing protein, whose protein sequence is MKSVGDAFGRLARCTRAGVAVIGALSLTTIVGMGAFAVELGRGYAADATNQRIADMAALAGALAYNVNNNTTQMTASAKAVVVAQGLPASAATVALVTDAPTSKQLVQVTVTTTVPLALARVFTSALSYDVTATGAATTSTTSSAAPPCIAALSATPTYGITLTGGVSINAPGCAIGTNAGVTVPYGTYITAKQVAAGKNVNNPGSGITTSPTANNILQNKSGAASDWMKDDSGVKSALCQVNKLTGTSDSDYADGNTTCISAKVAPTTVSYSGPAKDWTLAYEAIGGSEPSKYQAVAYNCDYTVPAGTYSIRKLTVPGGCKISFASGSTLTFGSIDMSGDTMTIGNGTVTVAGDFKVNANNPITVGNGDHSFGSLTILGGKKIDIGSGNFNLAGGMSLSGGAYIKVAIGVGNTVVIGKDGSGNAITVEGGSQVCFTSDCTKATAAAGVFSADGNISNTGGGSLIVFPKSVNHVVNGNLTLSSSAIFGAGLYIIKGNFTNGTGGTIQGTDISFALGGTFSFAGGTTLDLAAPGATASYGVPNVLLMTKSSSATKLGGGASGKYSGLVYAPKSDMVVDGGASMSSGTSACLMLIVNTLSLNGGTAIGSSCTGMANSSSSVANVALFK, encoded by the coding sequence ATGAAGTCAGTCGGAGACGCTTTCGGCCGCCTGGCGCGCTGCACGCGCGCGGGCGTCGCTGTGATCGGCGCCCTGTCGCTGACCACCATCGTCGGCATGGGCGCCTTCGCGGTCGAACTCGGCCGGGGCTATGCCGCCGACGCGACCAACCAGCGGATCGCCGACATGGCGGCGCTGGCCGGGGCGCTCGCCTATAACGTCAACAACAATACGACCCAGATGACGGCGTCGGCCAAGGCGGTCGTCGTTGCCCAAGGTCTGCCGGCGAGCGCCGCCACCGTCGCGCTCGTCACCGATGCACCGACCAGCAAGCAACTGGTGCAGGTGACCGTCACGACGACCGTGCCGCTCGCGCTCGCCCGGGTCTTTACTTCGGCGCTGTCCTATGACGTGACCGCGACCGGTGCCGCGACGACCTCGACGACGAGCAGCGCGGCCCCGCCCTGCATCGCGGCGCTGTCCGCCACGCCCACCTATGGCATCACCCTGACCGGGGGCGTCAGCATCAATGCGCCGGGCTGTGCCATTGGGACGAATGCCGGGGTCACGGTACCCTACGGCACCTACATTACGGCGAAGCAGGTGGCGGCGGGCAAGAACGTCAACAACCCCGGCAGCGGCATCACGACCTCCCCGACCGCGAACAACATCCTGCAGAACAAGTCGGGTGCGGCCAGCGACTGGATGAAGGATGACAGCGGGGTCAAGTCCGCCCTGTGTCAGGTCAACAAGCTGACGGGGACGAGCGACTCCGATTATGCCGACGGCAATACGACCTGCATCTCGGCCAAGGTCGCGCCGACGACGGTCAGCTATTCCGGGCCCGCCAAGGACTGGACGCTGGCCTATGAAGCAATCGGCGGCTCGGAACCCAGCAAATATCAGGCTGTTGCCTACAATTGCGATTACACGGTCCCTGCCGGGACCTACAGCATCCGCAAGCTGACCGTGCCCGGCGGATGCAAGATCAGTTTCGCCTCGGGCTCCACCCTGACCTTCGGCTCGATCGACATGAGCGGCGATACGATGACGATCGGCAACGGGACGGTGACGGTCGCGGGCGATTTCAAGGTCAATGCGAACAACCCGATTACGGTCGGCAATGGCGATCACAGCTTCGGATCGCTGACGATCCTCGGCGGCAAGAAGATCGACATCGGCAGCGGCAACTTCAATCTTGCGGGCGGGATGAGTCTGTCGGGCGGTGCCTATATCAAGGTCGCGATCGGCGTCGGCAACACGGTCGTCATCGGCAAGGATGGCTCGGGCAATGCGATCACCGTCGAAGGCGGTAGCCAGGTCTGCTTCACGTCCGATTGCACCAAGGCGACCGCAGCGGCCGGGGTCTTCAGCGCCGACGGCAACATCTCCAACACCGGCGGCGGCAGCCTGATCGTGTTTCCCAAGTCGGTGAACCATGTGGTCAACGGCAATCTGACGCTGTCTTCCAGCGCGATCTTCGGTGCCGGCCTTTACATCATCAAGGGCAATTTCACGAACGGCACCGGCGGCACGATCCAAGGCACCGACATCAGCTTTGCGCTCGGCGGCACCTTTTCCTTCGCGGGCGGCACGACGCTCGACCTTGCCGCCCCGGGCGCCACCGCCAGCTATGGCGTGCCCAACGTGCTACTGATGACCAAGAGCAGTTCGGCGACCAAGCTGGGCGGTGGCGCTTCGGGCAAATATTCGGGGCTCGTCTATGCGCCGAAGTCCGACATGGTCGTAGACGGCGGCGCGTCCATGTCCTCGGGCACCTCGGCCTGCCTGATGCTGATCGTGAACACGCTCAGCCTCAACGGCGGCACGGCGATCGGCAGCAGTTGCACTGGCATGGCCAATTCTTCGAGCAGCGTCGCCAACGTGGCGCTTTTCAAATGA
- a CDS encoding TadE/TadG family type IV pilus assembly protein has product MADDRGVATIEFALLSVLFFFVMTAGLDIAMWYHQRLRLDSAVEQGAMIAFNGRTAVDQSAIGTYVGAAAKLSTAPTVTVGCNGGTSNCVNTSRSCACLGGTSAAPTYTTAACNSTCSDGSLAGYYMTIKATATSNTMLVPAAMLGGALTQTRTAVVRLE; this is encoded by the coding sequence GTGGCTGATGATCGCGGCGTCGCCACGATCGAATTCGCGCTGCTGTCGGTCCTGTTCTTCTTCGTGATGACCGCCGGCCTCGACATTGCCATGTGGTATCACCAGCGCCTCCGGCTCGACAGCGCGGTCGAGCAGGGGGCAATGATCGCCTTCAACGGGCGAACTGCCGTCGATCAGAGCGCGATCGGGACCTATGTCGGCGCTGCCGCGAAGCTGTCGACCGCGCCCACGGTAACGGTGGGCTGCAATGGCGGCACGTCCAATTGCGTCAACACGTCGCGCAGTTGCGCCTGTCTGGGCGGCACGTCTGCCGCGCCGACCTATACGACGGCGGCCTGCAATTCGACCTGCAGCGACGGCAGCCTTGCGGGCTATTATATGACAATCAAGGCGACCGCGACGAGCAATACGATGCTGGTTCCCGCCGCGATGCTCGGCGGCGCGCTGACGCAGACGCGCACCGCCGTGGTGCGGCTCGAATGA
- a CDS encoding TadE/TadG family type IV pilus assembly protein: MMLRSLFGDRRGVTATEFALVAPAFLAFMFLIIDGARMAWSFQALQEVATSAARCAALGATGCTNAADVKSYAVARAAANGVKITSSAVTLTSAATCSSVSGMTKVAIAATYQGASTKLLPSSLTTLNTESCFPTAPS; this comes from the coding sequence ATGATGCTCCGTTCGCTTTTCGGGGACCGGCGCGGAGTCACGGCGACGGAGTTCGCCCTGGTCGCGCCGGCCTTCCTCGCCTTCATGTTCCTGATCATCGACGGGGCCCGCATGGCGTGGAGCTTTCAGGCGCTGCAGGAGGTCGCGACCAGTGCGGCGCGATGCGCGGCGCTGGGCGCGACGGGCTGCACCAACGCTGCCGACGTGAAGAGCTACGCCGTCGCACGCGCCGCCGCCAACGGCGTCAAGATCACCAGCAGCGCCGTGACCCTGACCAGCGCGGCGACCTGCTCGTCGGTTTCGGGAATGACCAAGGTCGCGATCGCGGCGACCTATCAGGGGGCCTCGACCAAGCTGCTGCCGAGCAGCCTCACCACCCTGAACACGGAAAGCTGCTTTCCAACGGCGCCCTCCTGA